In the genome of Nocardioides seonyuensis, one region contains:
- a CDS encoding TRAP transporter small permease subunit, producing the protein MIVASLLTLFLMVMIAGDVLLRYATGSGFRGSTEVAEVILPAVAYLAMAYTQRRGEHVASSVVLDRLPTRPARMLHSAGMVVVTAFLAVLLLVTTESAIDSANIRESRYGLLGLAVWPTRILLAIGLLALLLENLADTWECVRSSNKKGSGVQVVPGAPETQGGS; encoded by the coding sequence ATGATCGTAGCGTCGCTACTCACGCTCTTTCTCATGGTCATGATCGCCGGGGACGTTCTCCTAAGGTATGCCACGGGGTCAGGCTTCCGAGGCAGTACAGAGGTCGCTGAGGTGATTCTTCCAGCGGTCGCATACCTTGCGATGGCCTATACCCAGCGACGCGGAGAGCACGTCGCGTCGAGCGTCGTACTTGACCGGTTGCCTACCCGGCCCGCGCGGATGCTTCACTCGGCAGGCATGGTTGTTGTGACCGCCTTCCTCGCAGTCCTCCTCTTGGTCACAACAGAGTCGGCCATCGACTCCGCGAATATACGCGAGTCCAGGTACGGCCTCCTCGGTCTCGCCGTCTGGCCAACCAGGATCTTGCTAGCGATCGGGCTGCTCGCCCTTCTCCTGGAGAACCTCGCGGACACGTGGGAATGCGTGCGATCCAGCAACAAGAAGGGCTCGGGAGTACAGGTTGTCCCTGGGGCTCCCGAGACGCAAGGAGGATCCTGA
- a CDS encoding TRAP transporter large permease, with the protein MSLALIVVTVFMLFFLLLMSAVPVAFCLGVSGGIGIWLLDGQEVMSASLASIPLTSSARYGLVVLPMFILMGVLLAETGIARDLYRTAERSVGRLPGGLAGATVFACTIFGGVSGSSTADAATIGRISIEEMRRNGYRPEYAAAVVAAAGTIAVLIPPSIILIMYGVITGESVGALLLAGLVPGCMMGLAFFAYAVTVGLRGRDRALSVHTSQLPASERHAGNGATRSRNRGDGEKNSLTNYLSLLYALVLFGVVLGGIYLGVFTSTEASAVGAATALALGVIAIRSPTRSLEMLRTAVPHAVSTVGMIFAILLGGTIFTYFLISAGVPASFTTWILEMELPSELVVIMLLATLIPLGMFLDGLSMMLVTVPLSYPVVTALGYDGVWFGVLVCVLIEVGLLTPPVGLNVFVISGLPGAPRAEQIFVQVLPFVLIQLLLVALFMLFPDLVTWLPSRAQST; encoded by the coding sequence ATGTCGCTCGCCCTGATTGTGGTCACGGTGTTCATGCTCTTCTTTCTTCTCCTAATGAGCGCCGTCCCTGTTGCCTTCTGCCTCGGTGTGAGCGGGGGAATCGGTATCTGGCTCTTGGATGGACAAGAAGTCATGTCGGCGTCCTTGGCGTCCATTCCGCTCACGTCCAGCGCACGATATGGTCTCGTCGTCCTTCCCATGTTCATCTTGATGGGGGTCTTGCTGGCAGAAACCGGGATCGCTCGTGATCTCTATCGGACGGCTGAACGCTCTGTAGGGCGGCTACCGGGCGGCTTGGCCGGCGCTACGGTGTTCGCCTGCACGATATTCGGCGGCGTTTCCGGATCCAGCACTGCGGACGCTGCGACCATCGGACGCATTTCGATCGAAGAAATGCGGAGGAACGGCTACCGTCCCGAATATGCGGCGGCAGTCGTGGCTGCCGCCGGCACCATCGCTGTCCTCATTCCGCCGAGCATCATTCTGATCATGTATGGCGTGATCACAGGCGAGTCCGTGGGTGCGCTCTTGCTGGCTGGCCTTGTGCCTGGCTGCATGATGGGGCTGGCGTTCTTCGCCTACGCGGTGACGGTCGGCCTCCGTGGTCGAGACCGTGCACTGTCGGTGCATACGTCACAGCTCCCCGCTAGCGAGCGTCACGCGGGCAACGGCGCCACGAGGAGCCGCAATCGCGGAGACGGCGAGAAGAATTCCCTGACGAACTATCTGAGTCTGCTCTACGCCCTGGTCCTGTTCGGGGTCGTGCTTGGCGGCATCTACCTCGGAGTCTTCACGTCAACAGAAGCGAGCGCCGTGGGTGCGGCTACGGCGTTGGCCCTTGGTGTGATAGCGATTCGTTCACCGACCCGCAGTCTGGAGATGCTGCGCACGGCGGTGCCGCATGCGGTATCGACGGTAGGAATGATCTTCGCGATCTTACTCGGCGGCACGATCTTCACATACTTCTTGATCTCCGCAGGGGTGCCCGCCAGTTTCACGACGTGGATTCTCGAGATGGAGCTTCCGAGTGAACTGGTCGTCATCATGTTGCTCGCCACACTGATCCCTCTCGGGATGTTCCTGGACGGGCTCTCAATGATGTTGGTCACCGTTCCACTGTCGTACCCGGTCGTCACGGCACTTGGTTATGACGGAGTGTGGTTCGGAGTCCTGGTGTGCGTCCTCATCGAGGTCGGGCTACTGACTCCGCCCGTGGGACTGAACGTCTTCGTCATCTCGGGTCTACCCGGAGCACCTCGGGCCGAGCAGATTTTCGTACAGGTTTTGCCATTCGTCCTTATCCAGCTCCTTCTAGTGGCCCTGTTCATGCTGTTTCCCGATCTCGTCACCTGGCTGCCATCGAGAGCTCAATCGACATAG
- a CDS encoding DUF7065 domain-containing protein — translation MITPANLEYQNGPQDPNHWTDTYFFPISIPEAHLLVTFYVVVRANLGVMSNEVVAYGSLTDTRAEVLYVDGQMHLPAPEKFSQMESSNGLSIVAINPPRDYRIDYVGYDDTEVHVDWRGIMDPWDIHDPDHNSLLPETESERMAATSMGEGYKGHFDMTGRVTGTVKVRGREFAVDVIDRMDHSWGPRHELEMHPMNSISVHFGEDLAFRILVKLDLDAPAGQDQELAAGYVLDNGILHSIVKADIDTVRLGLAVVAMNVLVSDDRGIAYMLRAQADVGGPWNAYPSNVTWQSMMRWSLNDRYGYGVVQEHHPLPLETKRRGRWWSDPQPSISS, via the coding sequence ATGATCACCCCAGCGAACTTAGAATACCAGAACGGACCGCAGGATCCGAATCACTGGACCGACACCTATTTCTTTCCCATCTCGATTCCGGAAGCCCATCTGCTGGTCACGTTCTACGTCGTGGTCCGGGCGAACCTGGGCGTAATGTCGAACGAAGTGGTCGCTTACGGAAGTCTGACCGACACCAGGGCCGAGGTGCTGTACGTCGACGGGCAGATGCACCTGCCTGCGCCGGAGAAGTTCTCGCAGATGGAATCATCCAACGGTCTCTCGATCGTCGCCATCAATCCTCCGCGGGACTACCGGATCGACTATGTCGGTTATGACGACACCGAGGTCCACGTGGATTGGCGTGGAATCATGGACCCTTGGGACATCCACGATCCCGATCACAACTCTCTGCTGCCTGAGACCGAGAGCGAGCGGATGGCCGCCACCTCGATGGGTGAGGGCTACAAGGGTCATTTCGATATGACCGGTCGGGTGACCGGAACGGTCAAGGTCCGAGGTCGTGAATTTGCCGTGGACGTGATCGACAGGATGGATCACAGTTGGGGTCCCCGCCACGAACTGGAGATGCATCCGATGAACTCGATCTCGGTGCACTTCGGCGAGGATCTCGCCTTTCGTATTCTGGTGAAGCTGGATCTGGACGCTCCTGCGGGGCAGGATCAGGAATTGGCCGCCGGGTACGTCCTGGACAACGGTATCCTGCATTCCATCGTGAAGGCGGACATCGACACCGTGAGGCTCGGGTTGGCTGTTGTCGCGATGAATGTGCTCGTGTCGGACGATCGTGGAATCGCCTACATGCTGCGGGCGCAGGCGGACGTAGGTGGGCCTTGGAATGCGTATCCTTCAAATGTCACCTGGCAATCGATGATGCGGTGGAGCCTGAACGACAGGTATGGGTACGGGGTGGTCCAGGAGCATCACCCCCTGCCGCTGGAGACCAAGCGTCGCGGTCGCTGGTGGAGCGATCCTCAGCCATCCATCTCATCGTGA
- a CDS encoding histidine phosphatase family protein has protein sequence MGSSASVQRLILARHAQTESNVLRVLDSALPGPKLTPEGIRQAKALAERLASRDVEAVFSSPAARARETADFVAESHGVPVSVVPGIQELSVGDWHGSSRDVDRNEFRDMYRRWLSGCQDLRAPGGESASEVIQRFVEVLQGVVSRAWTGDVVLVTHGGALRLAVAHLAVNIDGSFAQAHPVGNTGIVELEYEEGVWRCVEWCGVELPPSDRSAAEGSSRMQVYEYPSGTDRQGPNC, from the coding sequence ATGGGGAGTTCGGCATCGGTGCAGAGATTGATCCTCGCGCGGCATGCGCAGACTGAATCCAATGTGCTGCGGGTCCTTGATTCTGCCCTGCCCGGTCCGAAGCTGACCCCCGAAGGAATTCGGCAAGCGAAGGCCCTCGCAGAGCGCCTGGCATCGAGGGACGTGGAGGCGGTGTTTTCGAGCCCCGCGGCCCGAGCGCGTGAAACGGCTGACTTCGTTGCTGAGTCGCACGGAGTTCCGGTCAGCGTGGTCCCTGGGATCCAAGAACTGAGCGTCGGAGACTGGCACGGCTCGTCCCGCGACGTCGATCGCAACGAGTTCCGGGACATGTATCGCCGTTGGCTCTCGGGTTGCCAGGACCTTCGTGCGCCGGGCGGCGAATCGGCGTCGGAGGTGATCCAGAGGTTCGTGGAGGTTCTCCAGGGCGTGGTGTCGCGCGCGTGGACGGGTGACGTGGTCCTCGTCACTCACGGTGGAGCGCTCCGTCTCGCAGTCGCTCACTTAGCCGTGAACATCGACGGGTCCTTCGCTCAGGCGCATCCCGTGGGAAACACGGGAATCGTGGAACTGGAGTACGAGGAAGGCGTCTGGCGGTGTGTGGAGTGGTGCGGTGTCGAGCTCCCGCCATCCGATCGATCGGCCGCGGAGGGATCGTCCAGAATGCAGGTGTATGAGTATCCGAGTGGTACCGATCGTCAAGGGCCGAATTGCTGA
- a CDS encoding phosphotransferase family protein translates to MNQTTVQKHLDDLTWMSGGLRDSPTDAFVERLRQRFPTESEFDVLETQKLKRRRDARRPIPSLSTMEGSFRNLLDVHVKDGYDLSHVRWLSGGASKLQMACELRWRDPKLDSDVVDQIVVRMEPQESLNATSRLREFQALRAVAGLLPVPRTFWVDAEARFFPEAALIYEYATGVTKVSGVEGRTSGVGNAFGHRLRPLLGEQFVDHLAKLHSFDYSTAELGAFDVPSPGTTESANWQLNRACRVWDSDRPEEMPVIEVAINWLRRNLPTLDRVSLLHGDYRGGNFLFDEASGNITAWLDWERSYLGDRHRDLAWITLPQFGHFSEDGRTFLVSGLVPIEEFYDRYAEKSGLEVDPERIQYYKILNTFQLIASSHGSAYRVSSLGRSHQDVLLTWIEGVIYSLVEELRLQLLEVGS, encoded by the coding sequence GTGAATCAGACGACCGTACAGAAACATCTGGACGACCTCACATGGATGAGTGGTGGGCTGCGGGACTCGCCGACTGATGCTTTCGTGGAGCGTCTGAGACAGCGGTTTCCGACGGAGTCGGAATTCGACGTCTTGGAAACGCAAAAGCTGAAGCGACGCCGGGACGCTAGGCGCCCGATTCCGTCGCTCTCCACCATGGAGGGATCATTCCGAAACCTGCTCGATGTGCACGTCAAGGACGGTTACGACCTGTCTCATGTGCGGTGGCTGTCGGGGGGTGCCTCGAAGCTGCAGATGGCATGTGAGCTGCGGTGGAGGGACCCGAAGCTTGACTCCGATGTCGTGGATCAAATCGTCGTCAGAATGGAGCCGCAGGAATCGTTGAATGCAACCAGTCGGCTGCGGGAGTTCCAGGCATTGCGGGCGGTCGCTGGACTCCTGCCGGTGCCGCGAACATTCTGGGTGGATGCAGAGGCTCGGTTCTTCCCTGAAGCGGCACTCATCTATGAGTACGCCACCGGAGTGACGAAGGTGTCGGGCGTGGAAGGTAGGACGTCCGGCGTGGGCAACGCCTTTGGCCACAGGTTGCGCCCCCTCTTGGGTGAGCAGTTCGTCGACCATCTCGCGAAACTCCACAGCTTCGACTACTCCACGGCGGAATTGGGCGCTTTTGATGTGCCAAGCCCCGGCACGACGGAGAGTGCCAATTGGCAACTCAACCGTGCCTGCCGGGTGTGGGATTCTGATCGTCCCGAAGAGATGCCCGTCATCGAAGTCGCGATCAACTGGCTCCGCCGGAATCTTCCGACGCTCGATCGCGTCAGCCTGCTTCATGGGGACTATCGCGGTGGAAACTTCTTGTTCGATGAGGCGTCCGGAAACATTACCGCGTGGCTTGACTGGGAGCGCTCGTATCTCGGCGACCGCCATCGAGACCTAGCTTGGATCACCCTCCCCCAGTTCGGTCATTTCTCGGAGGACGGAAGAACATTCCTGGTCTCGGGTCTGGTTCCTATTGAAGAGTTCTATGACCGCTATGCAGAGAAGTCGGGGCTAGAGGTGGACCCGGAACGGATCCAGTACTACAAGATCCTCAACACCTTTCAGCTCATTGCGTCCTCCCACGGGTCGGCCTATCGCGTGTCCAGCTTGGGTCGCTCCCATCAGGACGTCCTGCTCACGTGG